Proteins encoded by one window of Vanacampus margaritifer isolate UIUO_Vmar chromosome 17, RoL_Vmar_1.0, whole genome shotgun sequence:
- the fam135b gene encoding protein FAM135B isoform X1, with protein MSEVQGTLEFSVELHKFHNVDLFQRGFYQVRTGLKVSPRVLHRLIVTTQDNAAGECSFSSPAVYDGTAFSRIFQILYRNEDITVNDSMLFKVHLLLDGERVEEALSEVDFQLKLDLHFTDSEQQLADIVSVPLISSRTLNLHFHPQRGLHHHVPVMFDYFHLSVISVSIHASLVALHQPLISFARTGKGSWLGEGSPESAGDPAAISVENLVFGAGYCKPVISEGSFYVPSEDCLQRAHTWHRRLCRLLLSAHGGLSSYCTALMKEVPQMQQMPVETEVLPVEETLNQLAKELQLQEGREKVAEQISKDVGRRCAQLTTLWGRFLEAAVLNPHVLSYLAQEHHTLRVRRFSEAYFFTEHPKETSLIFQEELINKQGQIAGEVRCSDYLAKMPPLPVECLDIDGDWNSLPIIFEDRYVEFSQAELVPHVTSDDQTDSIANRTRQSSLRSKCFEVSQDPSDSDDCMDLTTYVSLIGKQANCRHSQDILPMEERTERPVADLQESKDISVEESCSSGLGKSADFDSCQPEVQKNGHVDLVPEDPIDLYDASKDNISQKSEDNFFDMSVPLNQFMDDEGEDAPVSTPAVSAHSVSSSSPGGLGKEAPHRGGPVISKIIKRSPSVISDSGIESEPSSVAWPVEAAPRGRPPLDFSGERQKAFRHPVLRSSLEGLQMESNGSIPSGGIQASLTSISSLPYEDEREQSHGGKLTKSVSAPQISSPDEEVHTSSSLHQHSDQVHFSLNSEQSESSVLDPSSMTNNSTEGTVSSEMSNHPQNVLETYESGSALDCEPAGGRPVKESPVMNCHEGNVNHHISGVSVSVEDVHLAPSEALPRSSGRKPSAHKSATDQQSVVNGDESQTLHQARFHNQESTTLVEPTNDGITSHVDHKAADDQTKPSKVPNSGLAFVNKKMVEVVNMSVSCAPTCLPFSSVLRDSPSMSGMSTRQTTSPITNQPLGSFGIVSSTLAGHLGMDQEANERMLSFFKAKEELFKGMSFQGGLYSDQPLLASDLPYFPPEEDDEEFDDGIHLVVCVHGLDGNSADLRLVKTFIELGLPGSRLDFLMSERNQTDTFADFDTMTDRLLDEIIQHVQLYNLTIGRISFIGHSLGNVIIRSVLTRPRFRCYLPRLHTFLSLSGPHLGTLYNNSTLVSTGLWLMQKLKKSGSLLQLTFRDHMDPRKTFLYLLSQKPGLQFFKNVVLVASPQDRYVPFHSARIEMCKTALKDKTTGPVYTEMINNLLQPLVEAKDCRLIRQNVFHALPNTANTLIGRAAHIAVLDSELFLEKFFLVAGLDYFK; from the exons ATGTCTGAAGTCCAGGGAACTTTGGAGTTTTCCGTAGAGTTGCACAAATTCCATAATGTGGATCTTTTCCAGAGAGG GTTCTACCAGGTACGAACAGGGTTGAAGGTCTCCCCTCGCGTGCTCCACAGGTTAATAGTGACGACGCAAGATAATGCAG CAGGCGAATGCAGCTTCAGCTCGCCGGCGGTGTACGACGGCACCGCGTTCAGCCGGATATTCCAGATCCTTTACAGGAACGAGGATATCACCGTCAACGACAGCATGCTCTTCAAAGTGCATCTGCTGCTGGATGGGGAGAGG GTGGAGGAGGCCCTCAGCGAGGTGGACTTCCAATTGAAGCTGGACCTTCACTTCACTGACAGCGAGCAACA GTTGGCCGACATAGTCTCGGTCCCGTTGATCAGCAGCCGTACCCTCAACCTCCACTTCCACCCGCAGCGAGGCTTGCATCATCACGTTCCCGTCATGTTCGACTACTTCCACCTGTCGGTCATTTCGGTCTCCATCCACGCCTCGCTGGTTGCCTTGCATCAGCCGCTGATCAG CTTTGCTCGCACAGGAAAGGGCTCCTGGCTGGGAGAAGGTTCGCCAGAGAGCGCCGGTGACCCGGCTGCCATCTCTGTGGAAAACCTCGTGTTCGGAGCAGGCTACTGCAAGCCCGTCATCTCCGAG GGGAGCTTTTATGTGCCCAGTGAGGACTGCCTGCAGAGAGCGCACACTTGGCACAGAAGACTTTGTCGCCTCCTGCTGTCCGCTCATGGCGGTCTCAGCAGCTACTGCACTGCTCTGATGAAGGAGGTGCCGCAGATGCAACAGATGCCAGTGGAGACAG AAGTCCTGCCTGTCGAAGAGACACTAAATCAGCTCGCAAAAGAGTTACAG CTGCAGGAGGGCCGCGAGAAGGTGGCCGAGCAGATCAGCAAGGACGTGGGCCGCCGTTGCGCGCAGCTGACCACCCTGTGGGGCCGCTTCCTGGAGGCGGCCGTGCTCAACCCCCACGTCCTGTCCTACCTGGCTCAGGAGCACCACACGCTCAGG GTGAGGAGGTTTTCGGAAGCGTACTTCTTCACGGAGCATCCCAAAGAGACATCGCTGATATTTCAGGAGGAGCT AATCAACAAACAGGGCCAGATTGCAGGAGAAGTGCGGTGTTCCGACTACTTGGCCAAAATGCCTCCTTTGCCTGTCGAGTGCCTGGACATTGATGGCGACTGGAACAGCCTTCCCATCATCTTTGAGGACAGATATGTGGAGTTTTCTCAAGCAG AGTTGGTCCCCCATGTGACGTCTGACGATCAGACCGACTCGATTGCCAACAGGACTCGCCAAAGTAGTCTAAGGTCCAAATGCTTTGAAGTATCCCAGGATCCTTCGGATAGTGACGACTGCATGGATTTGACCACGTACGTGTCGCTCATTGGAAAGCAGGCCAACTGTAGACATTCTCAGGATATTCTTCCTATGGAGGAAAGAACAGAACGACCAGTAGCAGATCTGCAGGAATCGAAGGACATCTCAGTTGAGGAAAGCTGTAGTTCAGGTCTAGGAAAATCTGCAGATTTTGATTCTTGTCAACCAGAAGTCCAAAAGAACGGTCATGTGGATCTTGTTCCAGAAGATCCCATCGACCTTTATGATGCCTCAAAGGACAACATTAGCCAAAAGAGTGAGGACAATTTCTTTGATATGTCTGTGCCATTAAATCAATTCATGGATGACGAAGGCGAGGATGCTCCGGTTAGCACCCCCGCGGTCTCGGCCCATTCCGTTTCATCGTCCTCACCCGGTGGTCTCGGAAAGGAGGCGCCCCATCGAGGAGGTCCCGTCATCTCCAAGATCATAAAGCGCTCGCCCTCTGTCATTTCAGACTCTGGGATCGAGAGCGAACCCAGCTCTGTGGCGTGGCCCGTCGAAGCGGCGCCACGAGGtcgaccacctttggatttctCCGGCGAACGTCAGAAAGCGTTTCGCCACCCGGTCCTTCGCAGCTCCTTGGAGGGCCTGCAGATGGAGAGCAACGGTAGCATTCCGAGCGGAGGGATTCAGGCCTCGTTGACGTCGATAAGCTCTTTGCCTTACGAGGACGAACGGGAGCAGAGCCACGGCGGCAAACTCACCAAATCCGTGTCCGCGCCGCAGATCAGTAGCCCCGACGAGGAAGTACACACCTCAAGTAGTTTACACCAACATTCCGATCAAGTCCACTTTTCTTTGAACTCGGAGCAGTCGGAATCATCGGTTTTAGACCCAAGTTCAATGACAAACAATAGCACTGAAGGGACTGTCAGTTCGGAAATGTCAAATCATCCGCAAAACGTTTTGGAGACCTACGAATCCGGCTCGGCGCTCGATTGCGAGCCTGCGGGGGGCCGTCCCGTCAAGGAGAGTCCTGTTATGAACTGCCATGAGGGGAATGTAAATCATCACATCAGCGGAGTGAGCGTCTCTGTGGAGGACGTGCATCTTGCGCCTTCGGAAGCACTTCCCCGCAGTAGTGGACGCAAGCCAAGTGCTCATAAAAGCGCAACGGACCAGCAGAGTGTCGTCAACGGCGATGAGAGCCAAACTCTCCACCAGGCTCGATTTCATAACCAGGAGTCCACAACACTTGTAGAACCGACAAATGATGGCATCACGTCGCACGTTGACCACAAAGCGGCAGACGATCAGACGAAACCTTCGAAGGTGCCCAACTCGGGTCTGGCCTTCGTCAATAAGAAGATGGTGGAGGTGGTGAACATGTCGGTGTCGTGCGCGCCAACCTGTCTGCCCTTTTCCTCCGTTCTGAGAGACTCCCCATCCATGAGCGGTATGTCCACTCGCCAGACGACCTCACCGATTACCAATCAACCCCTGGGATCGTTTGGTATCGTCTCCTCAACGTTGGCCGGCCATCTTGGAATGGATCAGGAAGCCAACGAACGCATGCTGag TTTCTTCAAAGCCAAAGAGGAGCTGTTTAAAGGGATGAGCTTCCAGGGCGGCCTCTACAGCGACCAACCTCTGCTGGCATCCGACCTGCCCTACTTCCCTCCcgaggaggacgacgaggagTTTGACGACGGAatccacctggtggtgtgtgtgCACGGACTGGATG GAAACAGCGCAGACCTTCGCCTGGTGAAGACGTTCATTGAGTTAGGCCTGCCGGGATCCCGGCTGGACTTCCTCATGTCTGAAAGAAACCAG ACTGACACCTTTGCTGATTTTGACACCATGACGGACAGATTGTTGGATGAGATTATTCAGCACGTCCAGTTGTACAATCTCACCATAGGCAGGATAAG CTTCATCGGTCACTCTCTGGGTAACGTCATCATCCGCTCGGTGCTGACGAGGCCTCGCTTCCGCTGCTATCTGCCCAGGCTGCATACCTTCCTCTCGCTGTCCGGCCCGCACTTGGGCACGCTGTACAACAACAGCACGCTGGTCAGCACAG GTCTGTGGTTAATGCAGAAACTGAAGAAATCAGGATCCTTGCTGCAGCTCACCTTCAGAGACCATATGGATCCGCGGAAAACATTCCTTTATCTCCTGAGTCAGAAACCGG GGCTCCAGTTCTTCAAGAATGTAGTGCTGGTGGCGTCTCCACAGGACCGTTATGTTCCGTTCCACTCTGCCCGAATAGAGATGTGCAAAACTGCTCTCAAAGACAAAACCACAG GTCCCGTCTACACGGAGATGATCAACAACCTTCTGCAGCCTCTCGTGGAGGCCAAAGATTGCCGGTTAATCCGCCAGAATGTTTTCCACGCTCTGCCCAACACGGCCAACACGCTGATCGGCCGAGCCGCTCACATTGCCGTCTTGGACTCTGAACTTTTCCTGGAGAAGTTCTTCCTGGTGGCGGGACTGGACTACTTCAAATAA
- the fam135b gene encoding protein FAM135B isoform X2 yields the protein MSEVQGTLEFSVELHKFHNVDLFQRGFYQVRTGLKVSPRVLHRLIVTTQDNAAGECSFSSPAVYDGTAFSRIFQILYRNEDITVNDSMLFKVHLLLDGERVEEALSEVDFQLKLDLHFTDSEQQLADIVSVPLISSRTLNLHFHPQRGLHHHVPVMFDYFHLSVISVSIHASLVALHQPLISFARTGKGSWLGEGSPESAGDPAAISVENLVFGAGYCKPVISEGSFYVPSEDCLQRAHTWHRRLCRLLLSAHGGLSSYCTALMKEVPQMQQMPVETVLPVEETLNQLAKELQLQEGREKVAEQISKDVGRRCAQLTTLWGRFLEAAVLNPHVLSYLAQEHHTLRVRRFSEAYFFTEHPKETSLIFQEELINKQGQIAGEVRCSDYLAKMPPLPVECLDIDGDWNSLPIIFEDRYVEFSQAELVPHVTSDDQTDSIANRTRQSSLRSKCFEVSQDPSDSDDCMDLTTYVSLIGKQANCRHSQDILPMEERTERPVADLQESKDISVEESCSSGLGKSADFDSCQPEVQKNGHVDLVPEDPIDLYDASKDNISQKSEDNFFDMSVPLNQFMDDEGEDAPVSTPAVSAHSVSSSSPGGLGKEAPHRGGPVISKIIKRSPSVISDSGIESEPSSVAWPVEAAPRGRPPLDFSGERQKAFRHPVLRSSLEGLQMESNGSIPSGGIQASLTSISSLPYEDEREQSHGGKLTKSVSAPQISSPDEEVHTSSSLHQHSDQVHFSLNSEQSESSVLDPSSMTNNSTEGTVSSEMSNHPQNVLETYESGSALDCEPAGGRPVKESPVMNCHEGNVNHHISGVSVSVEDVHLAPSEALPRSSGRKPSAHKSATDQQSVVNGDESQTLHQARFHNQESTTLVEPTNDGITSHVDHKAADDQTKPSKVPNSGLAFVNKKMVEVVNMSVSCAPTCLPFSSVLRDSPSMSGMSTRQTTSPITNQPLGSFGIVSSTLAGHLGMDQEANERMLSFFKAKEELFKGMSFQGGLYSDQPLLASDLPYFPPEEDDEEFDDGIHLVVCVHGLDGNSADLRLVKTFIELGLPGSRLDFLMSERNQTDTFADFDTMTDRLLDEIIQHVQLYNLTIGRISFIGHSLGNVIIRSVLTRPRFRCYLPRLHTFLSLSGPHLGTLYNNSTLVSTGLWLMQKLKKSGSLLQLTFRDHMDPRKTFLYLLSQKPGLQFFKNVVLVASPQDRYVPFHSARIEMCKTALKDKTTGPVYTEMINNLLQPLVEAKDCRLIRQNVFHALPNTANTLIGRAAHIAVLDSELFLEKFFLVAGLDYFK from the exons ATGTCTGAAGTCCAGGGAACTTTGGAGTTTTCCGTAGAGTTGCACAAATTCCATAATGTGGATCTTTTCCAGAGAGG GTTCTACCAGGTACGAACAGGGTTGAAGGTCTCCCCTCGCGTGCTCCACAGGTTAATAGTGACGACGCAAGATAATGCAG CAGGCGAATGCAGCTTCAGCTCGCCGGCGGTGTACGACGGCACCGCGTTCAGCCGGATATTCCAGATCCTTTACAGGAACGAGGATATCACCGTCAACGACAGCATGCTCTTCAAAGTGCATCTGCTGCTGGATGGGGAGAGG GTGGAGGAGGCCCTCAGCGAGGTGGACTTCCAATTGAAGCTGGACCTTCACTTCACTGACAGCGAGCAACA GTTGGCCGACATAGTCTCGGTCCCGTTGATCAGCAGCCGTACCCTCAACCTCCACTTCCACCCGCAGCGAGGCTTGCATCATCACGTTCCCGTCATGTTCGACTACTTCCACCTGTCGGTCATTTCGGTCTCCATCCACGCCTCGCTGGTTGCCTTGCATCAGCCGCTGATCAG CTTTGCTCGCACAGGAAAGGGCTCCTGGCTGGGAGAAGGTTCGCCAGAGAGCGCCGGTGACCCGGCTGCCATCTCTGTGGAAAACCTCGTGTTCGGAGCAGGCTACTGCAAGCCCGTCATCTCCGAG GGGAGCTTTTATGTGCCCAGTGAGGACTGCCTGCAGAGAGCGCACACTTGGCACAGAAGACTTTGTCGCCTCCTGCTGTCCGCTCATGGCGGTCTCAGCAGCTACTGCACTGCTCTGATGAAGGAGGTGCCGCAGATGCAACAGATGCCAGTGGAGACAG TCCTGCCTGTCGAAGAGACACTAAATCAGCTCGCAAAAGAGTTACAG CTGCAGGAGGGCCGCGAGAAGGTGGCCGAGCAGATCAGCAAGGACGTGGGCCGCCGTTGCGCGCAGCTGACCACCCTGTGGGGCCGCTTCCTGGAGGCGGCCGTGCTCAACCCCCACGTCCTGTCCTACCTGGCTCAGGAGCACCACACGCTCAGG GTGAGGAGGTTTTCGGAAGCGTACTTCTTCACGGAGCATCCCAAAGAGACATCGCTGATATTTCAGGAGGAGCT AATCAACAAACAGGGCCAGATTGCAGGAGAAGTGCGGTGTTCCGACTACTTGGCCAAAATGCCTCCTTTGCCTGTCGAGTGCCTGGACATTGATGGCGACTGGAACAGCCTTCCCATCATCTTTGAGGACAGATATGTGGAGTTTTCTCAAGCAG AGTTGGTCCCCCATGTGACGTCTGACGATCAGACCGACTCGATTGCCAACAGGACTCGCCAAAGTAGTCTAAGGTCCAAATGCTTTGAAGTATCCCAGGATCCTTCGGATAGTGACGACTGCATGGATTTGACCACGTACGTGTCGCTCATTGGAAAGCAGGCCAACTGTAGACATTCTCAGGATATTCTTCCTATGGAGGAAAGAACAGAACGACCAGTAGCAGATCTGCAGGAATCGAAGGACATCTCAGTTGAGGAAAGCTGTAGTTCAGGTCTAGGAAAATCTGCAGATTTTGATTCTTGTCAACCAGAAGTCCAAAAGAACGGTCATGTGGATCTTGTTCCAGAAGATCCCATCGACCTTTATGATGCCTCAAAGGACAACATTAGCCAAAAGAGTGAGGACAATTTCTTTGATATGTCTGTGCCATTAAATCAATTCATGGATGACGAAGGCGAGGATGCTCCGGTTAGCACCCCCGCGGTCTCGGCCCATTCCGTTTCATCGTCCTCACCCGGTGGTCTCGGAAAGGAGGCGCCCCATCGAGGAGGTCCCGTCATCTCCAAGATCATAAAGCGCTCGCCCTCTGTCATTTCAGACTCTGGGATCGAGAGCGAACCCAGCTCTGTGGCGTGGCCCGTCGAAGCGGCGCCACGAGGtcgaccacctttggatttctCCGGCGAACGTCAGAAAGCGTTTCGCCACCCGGTCCTTCGCAGCTCCTTGGAGGGCCTGCAGATGGAGAGCAACGGTAGCATTCCGAGCGGAGGGATTCAGGCCTCGTTGACGTCGATAAGCTCTTTGCCTTACGAGGACGAACGGGAGCAGAGCCACGGCGGCAAACTCACCAAATCCGTGTCCGCGCCGCAGATCAGTAGCCCCGACGAGGAAGTACACACCTCAAGTAGTTTACACCAACATTCCGATCAAGTCCACTTTTCTTTGAACTCGGAGCAGTCGGAATCATCGGTTTTAGACCCAAGTTCAATGACAAACAATAGCACTGAAGGGACTGTCAGTTCGGAAATGTCAAATCATCCGCAAAACGTTTTGGAGACCTACGAATCCGGCTCGGCGCTCGATTGCGAGCCTGCGGGGGGCCGTCCCGTCAAGGAGAGTCCTGTTATGAACTGCCATGAGGGGAATGTAAATCATCACATCAGCGGAGTGAGCGTCTCTGTGGAGGACGTGCATCTTGCGCCTTCGGAAGCACTTCCCCGCAGTAGTGGACGCAAGCCAAGTGCTCATAAAAGCGCAACGGACCAGCAGAGTGTCGTCAACGGCGATGAGAGCCAAACTCTCCACCAGGCTCGATTTCATAACCAGGAGTCCACAACACTTGTAGAACCGACAAATGATGGCATCACGTCGCACGTTGACCACAAAGCGGCAGACGATCAGACGAAACCTTCGAAGGTGCCCAACTCGGGTCTGGCCTTCGTCAATAAGAAGATGGTGGAGGTGGTGAACATGTCGGTGTCGTGCGCGCCAACCTGTCTGCCCTTTTCCTCCGTTCTGAGAGACTCCCCATCCATGAGCGGTATGTCCACTCGCCAGACGACCTCACCGATTACCAATCAACCCCTGGGATCGTTTGGTATCGTCTCCTCAACGTTGGCCGGCCATCTTGGAATGGATCAGGAAGCCAACGAACGCATGCTGag TTTCTTCAAAGCCAAAGAGGAGCTGTTTAAAGGGATGAGCTTCCAGGGCGGCCTCTACAGCGACCAACCTCTGCTGGCATCCGACCTGCCCTACTTCCCTCCcgaggaggacgacgaggagTTTGACGACGGAatccacctggtggtgtgtgtgCACGGACTGGATG GAAACAGCGCAGACCTTCGCCTGGTGAAGACGTTCATTGAGTTAGGCCTGCCGGGATCCCGGCTGGACTTCCTCATGTCTGAAAGAAACCAG ACTGACACCTTTGCTGATTTTGACACCATGACGGACAGATTGTTGGATGAGATTATTCAGCACGTCCAGTTGTACAATCTCACCATAGGCAGGATAAG CTTCATCGGTCACTCTCTGGGTAACGTCATCATCCGCTCGGTGCTGACGAGGCCTCGCTTCCGCTGCTATCTGCCCAGGCTGCATACCTTCCTCTCGCTGTCCGGCCCGCACTTGGGCACGCTGTACAACAACAGCACGCTGGTCAGCACAG GTCTGTGGTTAATGCAGAAACTGAAGAAATCAGGATCCTTGCTGCAGCTCACCTTCAGAGACCATATGGATCCGCGGAAAACATTCCTTTATCTCCTGAGTCAGAAACCGG GGCTCCAGTTCTTCAAGAATGTAGTGCTGGTGGCGTCTCCACAGGACCGTTATGTTCCGTTCCACTCTGCCCGAATAGAGATGTGCAAAACTGCTCTCAAAGACAAAACCACAG GTCCCGTCTACACGGAGATGATCAACAACCTTCTGCAGCCTCTCGTGGAGGCCAAAGATTGCCGGTTAATCCGCCAGAATGTTTTCCACGCTCTGCCCAACACGGCCAACACGCTGATCGGCCGAGCCGCTCACATTGCCGTCTTGGACTCTGAACTTTTCCTGGAGAAGTTCTTCCTGGTGGCGGGACTGGACTACTTCAAATAA